The following coding sequences lie in one Homalodisca vitripennis isolate AUS2020 chromosome X, UT_GWSS_2.1, whole genome shotgun sequence genomic window:
- the LOC124369686 gene encoding histone-lysine N-methyltransferase SETMAR-like, translating to MAMDAAHPMAQFGDTTLSQNRVYTWGREFRDGRERVENESHGRRPRSSLTDDNISAVRQLIEGDRRLTVQEISLEIGISYGSVQSAITDHLGFRKISARWVPRLLTGNKKQVRLEIAGRLLQRFQEEGEDLLRCIVTCDETWVHHYTPESKMASKEWRRKDEGCPVKAKTRLSAGKVLATISVDSRGVLLIDFLHDQRTVNAAYYCRVLQSAKTSYRNKRRGVPIRDVILLHDNTRPHTALLTRDKLEKMGWETLEHPPYSPDLSPCDYFLFAPLKESLGGKRFENNEDVENTCPQSFYEQGIFKLPNRWQKCVDNAGDYIEKC from the exons ATGGCCATGGATGCTGCTCACCCCATG GCACAGTTTGGGGACACTACTCTGTCTCAAAATCGAGTGTATACGTGGGGTAGAGAATTTAGGGATGGCCGAGAACGTGTTGAAAACGAAAGTCACGGTCGACGTCCAAGGTCAAGTCTTACAGATGACAACATTAGTGCGGTTCGACAGCTTATTGAAGGTGATCGCCGGTTAACTGTTCAAGAAATCTCGTTGGAAATTGGTATCAGCTACGGGAGTGTTCAGTCTGCAATCACAGACCACCTTGGcttcagaaaaattagtgctcgCTGGGTTCCGAGGTTGTTGACCGGAAATAAAAAACAGGTCAGGTTGGAGATTGCTGGGAGACTTCTGCAACGATTTCAAGAAGAAGGTGAAGATTTGTTGAGGTGCATCGTCACATGTGATGAGACGTGGGTCCACCATTACACTCCCGAATCGAAAATGGCAAGTAAGGAGTGGCGAAGGAAGGATGAAGGCTGCCCAGTGAAAGCCAAAACTCGTCTCTCAGCCGGAAAAGTTCTTGCAACAATTTCTGTTGACTCAAGGGGAGTTCTACTCATTGATTTTCTTCACGATCAACGAACAGTGAATGCGGCTTATTACTGCCGGGTGCTCCAGTCAGCAAAAACCAGTTACCGGAACAAAAGACGAGGTGTGCCCATTAGAGATGTCATTCTTCTCCATGACAACAcaaggcctcacaccgcattGTTAACAAGGGATAAATTGGAAAAAATGGGCTGGGAAACTCTCGAACATCCTCCTTACAGTCCAGACTTGTCcccttgtgactattttttgtttgCGCCCCTGAAAGAATCACTTGGaggaaaaagatttgaaaacaatgaagacGTTGAAAACACGTGCCCTCAATCTTTTTATGAACAGGGAATATTCAAGCTTCCAAATCGGTGGCAGAAGTGTGTAGATAATGCAGGagactacattgaaaaatgttga